The genomic segment ATAATTTCTAAGATGGATTAAGGCAAAATTAGTGAAAAACTGCTCTGATCCTTATTTTTTTCCCAAATCGAGAAGATGGAACAAGTAACTGATGCAATTGGTAATCCCACAGCACTCTTAGTAGAGAGAATTTTTTGGTTGGGGTTAGGTGCATTTTTAGGACTGGCAATAATTACTTCTTTACTAAGAGGATTAAAAGAAAGTAAAAACAAAACGACACCAATTTCACCTGATCAATTAGAAAATCTTGCAAAAAAAGCGATCCAACAAAACAGTGATAGCAATTGATATTGGTTATCAGATATTTTTATAGCCACAAACAAATTTACTTATGGTCGTTGGGGCGAGAACCGTACAATCAGCTACCACTGATTAGATGATGAGCATATATGCTTAATACATATTCACAAAAACAATGAAATTAGTTCCTTACATATTCATGGCTGTTGCTATCTTCTCAGAAGTTTCAACAATTGCTACGACTCCTATTATCTAATTGAATCTCATTAATTGAGTATTCAGACCTAACGCGTTCGGGTGAATACCGACGTTAGATTGTATATAACTGATTTGTATTCATGCTCAAAAAGATATTTAGGGCTGCTAGTTTTTTAGCTTTGTCTGTTTTTTTAACTTCGACAACTATTTTTTCAGGAATTATTCCTGCAGCCGCCGCTCAAATGGGTTCTGATATGAACGAAGATAACTCTATGGGTATTGTGATCGAAGAGTCTAGTGATGCCTTGGATGGTTCGAAAACTAGTGCTGCCCCAGACCTCGGAGATGATCAAGCGTTTCCTTTTATCCCAGGTTTTGGTAAAAATTCCGGAAAAGACTGAGTATCCTTCTGTTGAAAGTATTGATTGATAATAAATTACTAATTTTTTCGAAAGCTATAAAAAATCCACAGATATAAGTGGTAATTAGCTAAACCATTTTCATGGAAAAATGGGAAACAAAAATAATCATTTTTGTTATGTTTGCAGTGCTTGCAATAGGGTCAATTGCGCCATTGATCAGGATGATCAGTGATCGTATTTCTTAAGAATTAATTTGCTTGGACAAGCTGAGATTATTGAGGAACTATTCCTAACGTGATTGCTTTTGGCATTTTTTGCTTATTTAAATTTTTATTTTGCAAAAACTGGAAAAAATGGATTAAATGCTCGAATGGAACAAAAAAAATCTAGAGAAAAATCTCTAGATTTATATGAAGATTGATTTGCCTAAAGCTATTTAAAATATGCCAGGAATAATTTGACCAGTAGTGATATAAGCGCCAAGTAAAGCAATCATTCCAATCATTGCCCAACGGCCATTGGTCTTTTCTGCTTCCTCAGGGTAGTTGGAATAGTTTTCAACTAATTGAGTTTGTACTTGGGTAGCAAACATGTTTTGCTTGCCATATTCAGTAATGATCTGGTTAGAAGCAGAACTGTAAGCAGGGATTCCTGTTGGATCAACAGATTGACCTTCTGATTGATTATCAGTTGGATCTATTGATTGATCAGAAACTGGATTACTAGAAGTCATATAAGAACCTAAAAAATACCTGGAATGATTTGACCTGTTGTTGCGTAAGCACCGAAAGCAGCAATAAAGCCGATCATTGCCATCCAACCATTAAACTTTTCTGCTTCTGGAGTCACGAGATTAAACTCAAATAATGGCCATGAATGTAAAGGAAAAGTAAAGGAATGTAAAGGGGGCACCCGTACACAGCAAAAGTTATCAGGGGTATTAGCTGAAGCAATATTTTTTATCCACGGTCTAAATAACAATTCCACTAACTTTGTTGAACTTAATTCAACTAGATGGATTTAATACCAGGTGTAGTTCTTTTCTTTGGAGCCATTGGAACTGTGGCTTTACTTGGTTGGGATACTTTCCAAAATCGTAAGCCAATTACTAAAGCTGAAATGCAGCAGTCTCGTGGAACTAGAGCAGCTAAGCCACAACAAAAGAGAAGAGGATTATTTAACAGAGGATAATTATGGGTGAAATTCAAACATACGCTTCAAACTCAGGAGATTTTAATTTCCTTTTCGTTCTAATCATTGTTGGGACTTATCTTCTTTATGAGGTTGGAAAGGCAATAATGGACAACAACGATGATGATGACATGGATGGAGGAATGACGATGCGTGTAGCAGATGGAGCACAGGCCTGAATTGACTACCAAAATAATATGTACTAATTGACAACAAAAATTTGTCGTCTCTAAACAAGTTCAAGGGTGAATTGAATATATAATTAGTCATCTATTTAATTAAAAATTTTGAGCGAAGAAAATATCAAAAGAAAAATAGATGCTTTATTAAAAGAACTTCAGGAGAAAACAGGAGTTTCGGATGAAGAGATGGACGAATTTAAAAAAATTATGGAACTAGCAGATTTTTCTCAAGACCAAGAATAATTTTGGTATAAGTCGGGTTGAATGAAGGTTTAGCGAGATGCGAGTTTTGACCAAATAAGCAGTACCAACACGTTAAACAATGCATATCCAATAGCAATTTGAATTTGGTAAAAATAACCAACAATCGAAGAGGATCCCAAAATAATCAAACTAGTAATAAAAATATCTCTTGAAAAATTCACCTAAAAAAATCAAGCACTATAAATATTCAGATTGAAAATGAAATCATGAAAGTCTTATTTGATTTTCAATCGAATAAGCATTGCTTGTGCAGGCCTCATTGCCTGTAACTTGAGAAACAGCAATAACGAGAAGGCTTAGAGAACCAACTGCTAAAGAAATTGTTCTAATAGCACTGGCTTTCTTAGAGATTTTCTTGCTCATATAAATAATATAATTATTAAGAATCCTAAGCTTCAAGAATGCAAGTTAAGTACAAGTTAAGGAAAAGAAACCAAACCTTAACCTTAATGCGTTGGCAAAAATTTACATGAAGAGAGTCTGACGTTACCAGTAGCAATAAGTAGCAGTAATGATACTTACAACAGGTTTTGGAAATTTAATTGGGATCTCTTCAAAATTTAGGGCAAGCCAATCACGACAAATCTCATTTTCTATTTGTACATTAGAAATTAAATTTTTATTTAATACATCTTCTTTAGAGTTGTCAACCAAATTATTTGTCCAAAGGATGAGAGTTAAAATCAATGGCATTCTATTAATCTCCTAGATGAAAATTACATAATTTTTAATCAAGAAAGATATGATCCGTTGTTTGACTTCCTTCTAAATAATCTATTGAACTAAAAAGTGCCAAAGAAGTAGTTAGTAAAACAACAAGGCAAAAAGATGTGAAGTATAGGTATAAATAGCTTAATGATAATTCACCACTAATTATCACAATAAAAAAAATGATTTAAATCTATGATAATTTAAATTCCCTTATAATTGATTATGAAGGAGTTAAGATATGGTTATAATATTTAAAGAAGTTTAACGCAATATATCTAAGTTAACGTAATTATAATCATATGTTAAACAGTATTTAAGCTTAAATAAACTTTGCCTTTATTTGACAAGTTAAATAGATGCTAGGTTTAGGAAAATTTTTATAAGCTGATGACTTCATCTTTTCAGGAATCCCTGTCCGAAGAAAGTCAGTTTTATGTAGAAATTTTAGAAAATATGTATCATTCAAATCATATTGTTAATATTCCTTCAGGAGAAAAAGTATCACTAAGCAAAAGTTATCTTTGGTTAGTTGTAAGAGGTGTCATAAAAATACAAACTTTAACTCTAGATGGAGAACTATCAATACTAGGTTTGGTGAGCAGGGATGAGGTCTTTGGCCAGCCATTATCTATATCGAATCCATATGAAGCATATGCATTGGGCAACTGTGATCTTTTACCAATTTCATTAATTGAGATCGAACAAAACCCAACCTTATCTATATCCATATTTAATGCTCTCAGGAAAACTTATCAGCAAACTGAAATGCTTTTGTCAATCAAGGCAATCCGAGGAATGGAAGACAGAATTAAGTCCTTGTTTTTATTTTTAGCAGAGAGATATGGACGAGATTATAAAGATGGAATTGTCATAGATATTCGCCTTACACATCAGGAAATAGCTAATTTATTAACAACAACTAGAGTTACAGTTACAAGAATAATGAGTGGTTTGAAAGAATCAAAATTTTTAATCCTAGAAAGAAGCAAATATGTATTAAAGAAGCACTCAACTATATAAGTTTTTTTTAATGATCAGCTCACTTCATTCAATTTTCTTATAAATCAACTATAATTGATATAATCAAAAATGTTAGCTTAACCTCTGTGACCAGTCGTGTCTCTGACAAGATATCCAAGGCTAAAAGACTACTTATCGTTGAAGACGATAAGAGCATTCGCGAAACGCTCAATGAAGCTCTTGTTGCAGAGGGTTACCAAGTCGAGGCTTGCAAGACTGGTGATGAAGCTGAGGCTAGAGTTTTCTCTCAGTTCGACACACGTAAAAAGATTGATTTAATTGTTTTAGACTTAATGTTACCCAACCTGAATGGAATAGAGCTTTGTAGAAGAGTCCGAAAAAACAATATAAAAACACCTATTCTTATTGTCAGCGCAAAAGACAGTGAATCTGATCGTGTATTGGGATTAGAAGTTGGAGCTGACGATTATTTGATAAAGCCTTTTGGCTTAAATGAACTAATTGCAAGGTGTCGAGCAATTCTCAGAAGATCTGAAACTAATCATGAGAAAGCTCAAGATTCTTCCCAAGTCCTTAGCTACAAAAATATATCCTTATACAGACAGGAATACAGGGTCACAAAAAACAGTAAGGAAATAAATCTTGCCCCTAAGGAATACAAAATCATGGAATTGTTCCTGCAGAATCCAAAGCGGGTGTGGAGTCGTGATCAACTTTTAGAACAAATTTGGGGGATTGATTATGTGGGGGATTCTAAAACTGTAGATGTACATATTAGGTGGATTAGAGAAAAAATAGAGGATGATGCATCGGATCCAGACTATATAAGAACCGTTAGAGGTTTTGGCTACAAATTTGGGTAAAGGCGAATTATGCTAAAAAAAATATTAAAAAAGCTACTCAAATTCATAAAAAAGATTCTCAGCATTAGAGGAGTTGGAACGACCATAAGAAATGTTAGAAAGTGGCCTAAACGTCAACAATTTGTAGATGTCTCTCAAATCCTAAATTGGGTCGATGATATTAATCAGGGTTGGATAATTATTACGTCTAAGAATAAAATCCTGTTTATCAATAAGCAAGCAAAGAAATTATTGTCAATTAAAAAGGATTCAAAAATATTAGGGAAATCCCTCTTTAAACTTGAAATCCCAGATGAGATAAAGAGAGAAATTCAAAAGCTTAATAGGGCAAAGACATTTAAAAGTATTCCTTATTTCTTTCATGAAAAAGAACTTGAAATTTCATTAATGCCTGGCTCAAAATCCACTACGCTTATACTTTTAACTAATAAGAGGTCTTTAGATTATCAACGTCAACTACAAGAGAGAATGTTAGGGGATGCCGCTCATGAATTAAAAACTCCATTAACTGCACTCATGTTGCTTGGAGATAGATTGGAGGATTTGGTCAAGAAAAAAGATAGACCATTAATAAAGAGATTAAGAAAAGAAATTTTAAGACTAAAGTTGATGGTGAATGATTTACTGGAGTTGTCCAGATTGGTCAATTCATCCTCAGTTCAGGAAGAATTGACAAAAACAATTAATATGGAAGAAATTGTACTCAGTTCATGGAATACCCTTAAGCCGCTCGCAGATAAGAAAAAATTAAATTTAGTTAATACATCGAAAACTAATTCTTTAATAGAGGGTAATTCTGAGAAATTATATAGGGTTGTTTTTAATTTGCTTGATAACGCAATTAGATATTCTCCTGATTCAGCTAACATCAATACTCAAATTCATGAAGATGAAAAACATCTAATTTTAAGTATCAAAGATGAAGGGCCAGGATTAAGTAAAGATGATCTGAAAAATATGTTTCAACGTTTTTATAGAGGTGATCCATCTAGGTATAAAAATAAACGTATAGGTAGTGGTTTAGGTCTCTCAATAGCTCAACAAATAGTTGTTAATCACAAAGGGGCTATTGAAGCTTCTAATGATACTAATGGTGGTACTTTGATGAAAATCAAATTACCTCTACAAAAACAGATTGTTTAGTAAATATCTGGACAGTTTTTTCTTGCTATAAGTCGTTTCAAGTCTCGAACAGCATCACCAGTTAATAGATAACTACCATCATTTTCTTCATACCAATAGGTTTGTCTTTTACCAATTGCAGACCAGAATCTATCTGGGAGTGATGGCATATAAAAATCAACAAACGCTGAAACACCGTATTCATTTTCAGACCTCATATCATCACATGCCTTATTCATTTCTTCTACATTATGTATGTAGTATCTTGCTGCTTGCCAAAAGTATTTATCCTCTGCTTTTGATGTTTCTAGCAAACAAAAGAATAGATAACTAAAAATAGCTAAAAGATATTTTCTCTTCATGAATTTAAATACATCGAATTTAATGGATAAAAAAAAAGGGTACAACATCTATATGCTGTACCCTAAATGTTAGTAGATTGATTTAAAGCTTTCCTATATTTAGGAATAATGTTTCTCCAGTTGATTTTTTTGAAGTTCCATCATTGTCAGTTGATATGTAAGCGGTACCATCTTTTTTGATAGCTAGGCCTTCAACTTTTTCAAGAATAAATCCACCTGTTGAAGTTAGATCTGATCTCAAATCCTTAACGAACTCTTTCTTAACCAATGGATATAGAATTGGTGTAGAAGTATCATTCGAAATTGGATCAGGATTAATATCAGAAACTTTGATACGGAAAATAGACTTTAATTTAGCCTTTGCTCCGTAATTGCTATCTCTTTCAATTGCATAAAGATATCCGTCATGATGAGTCAATTCGGAAATTCCTACGCCACCTTTTCTACCTTGCTTTTCGAATACATAGTTAACGGCTCCCCATTCATTGCTTTCTAAGTTGTAAGTAACAATTTTTGTTGTATTAAATGGATCATCCGCCCATGGCTTTTGTTGTGCCATGTAAAGAGTATCTCCAACTTTTGCTATTCCTTCAAAGCCAGCTTTCGTTTGATATTGAATAAGGGAATAGGGTACATCTATTTTTTCAAGAATTTCACCATCTGAGCTGATGTGATAAACAGCAGCTGGAGCTTGTTCTATCCCCGGACCACCTTTCTCTTTGAATCCTTCTGTGGAAACATAAAAACCACCTTTACCATCAAGTGTAATTCCCTCCATATCCAAAAATGGAGCAGTCTTTCCTTTTAACTTGATGTCTATAGCAGTATCAAGTATGGCAGGGCTGTAATTTGTATCGATCACATAAATTCTTGGCTGTGACGAAAATGTGCTGTCGTTAACGGCATAAATCTTTCCATCGCCTCCGTCAACCATTCCGCTAATCGATCCCCAACTAACAAAGTCATATCCACCTTCATTAGTGATGTGTGGATAAATTGCATCTGCCTTTTGGAGCTCGTAAGTCATTACATGTGAAGCCAAGCCAGGTTCTTTCTTGTTGTAATCTTTTTCGTTAGAAGATGCGATTAAACCACGATTAGGAATTGCGACAAATCCTTCTGGTCCAATACCAGATGGTAATAGTTGAAGGAGTGTTGGCTGACTTAAATCTGATACATCATATACAGCTACAACTCCAGCTCTTTCAGCTCCTACAAACATATAAGGAGTACCTTTGATTTTCGCATAAGTCACTGATTCAGGTTCTACTCCTTTCTTTCCAGCACGATCGTCTTGAAAATGACCAATTTGTGCAATAGCTCTTTCTAGTCTGTTTCCATCTTCATAAACAACAGAACCATCTTTATTCCAAATCGTCCAAGATCTAGAACCTCCTCTTTTTGCCTGACCTTCTTTCTTTAACTTGTAATCTCCCTCGTTAGCTGTCGCAAAATGATCGTTATCAATCCAAGTTAGTCCGTCTGGTTCACGTCTAACGTTTTTTAGCTTTTTCTTGAATGTATGTGCTCCATCTTTTTTAGTATCCATTCCTGCCATTTGACTTACTAGACCTGCTGAAAAATGGGAGATAACTTCACCTTTTTTATTTAGTACCACCAAGTGATTATTTTCTTGCAGTGAAACAACTGTTTCACCTTTTTTATTAATCGTTAGAAATTCTGGCTCAGGGTCACTTGGTGCTATTTCAGAAAGACCAGAGACATCTGCGAAGAACATTGAATCACAATCAAGATCTCCTCCTTTTAGCTTTACAAAAGCAACATTACCTGCAGGCATTTGTGGAATTACACCATCATTAAATTCTTCATCTCTTTCATTCTCAATCGCAACTGCGATAAATTTTCCACTTGGGGCAATTGCGACACTGTCAGGTTGTCCACCAACGTTGCATTCTTTGGACTTAATACCTGTTTTTAGATCGTATGAGGTTATTGATCCTGATGGATTTGTGTAGCTTTCAGATGTATTAATACCTACAAAGATTTTACCTTTACGCTCCATCACTGATGTTGGTTCTGCATCTAACTCGATAATCCCTTCACCTTTAGGATCTGAAGGATCTGTAATATCTATTATTCCTAGAACACCAAGATCACTATCAGTGTAGATAAGTGTTTTTCCATCCTTAGTTGCTGTGATGGTCTCTGCAGATGTTTTAGTTGTGGACTTTACACCAGATGGAAGATTCCTATTGATAGCAAAAGAAGAAACTCTGTTGAAATTCTTATTTGAAGCATCCCGCCAACCTGCAAGACTTGATGTGCTTGAGGAGGCTAAGAGAGCTAGCACTGCTGAGCCACATGCTAGTACAACCCTTTTTTTCATTGAGTAAAATTCAGTCACCTATTGTTTAGCTGACAGAAGTTAAGAGAAAAACTTTTTAAGTTAAAAAAAAGGTTAGCAAAAAGTTAAGAAACATTTATCAACTATGCATAAAAAAAAGACCCCTAATGTAGGGGCCTTTTTGAAAAGTTTAAGTAAGAAGTTTAGAACTTGTACTTAACGTTAAGAGCTGCGCCAGATAGATCCTCTCCACCTACACCAGCATCTTCTGATGTCCAGATCATTGGTGTGATCTTAACGCCATCAGCAATCTTGTAGTCATACCATGCTTCGTATGTAAGCTTCTCATCAGTTCCCTTTTGAGTTCCTACGCCTACGCCAAGTGTACCTGGGCCTGCATCAGCTTCTACACCAACAACCCAGTTTTCATCTTCTTCACCCTTTTCAGGATCCATTGAATCAAAATAAGCACTTACGGTAACAGGGATTGATTCTGGCTGGAAATAGGCACCAATACCGTATGCAGTGTATGTATCACTGCTGTCACTGTATGTAAATGTTCCGCCAAAACCATCTCCATCAAAACCAAGCTGAGCAGTTACATAGTCTTCAGTATCGTCACCAAAGATTCCCTTACTTGCATCATCACCATCAGCAGCTGTCATGTTAAGAGAAGCATTCCAGCCATTATCTCCTGCATAAGCGATAGTTGCACCTGTTCCGCCTTCACCGGCAAGAGCATAGTATCCATCAGCTGCTAATAGAACTGGCTCACCATAGACAGATGTAGTACCAGCAAGACCTTGATCTCCATCCATCTTTGGTCCGATACTTATTGTTAAGTCTTCGGCAAGAGGGAATTGGTAATAAAGATCAGTAAGAGTTGGGGTTTTACCGCCGCCCTTACTGCTTTGAGGATCGATTCCACCAGCTAAGGTTTTACCACTTCCAATTTCAAATTTTCCAACAAGCTTGTCTTCACCAGTAAAACTAGTAGTAGCTTTCCACTTCATTTCATATGAAGAATGAAGCTCGTCTCCATCTGCTGAATCTGCATTAGAACCAACAGTGAAATTTACACTGCTTTTTAATTTTGTAGTTGGGCTAAATGCAGTATCTGCATTAACAGCAACAGGAGCCATAAGGCCTAATGCTGCAGGAGCTATTAATAAGCTCTTAAAAAATTTCATCGTGTCCTCACACAAGATAAAAAGGTAATGGATTTAACATCCAAACGAAACTTATAAGATGTACGTTCAGGAATGACTAAAGTTAGGTAATGGTTTGGTTAAGGTTTAACGAAGTAAAAATTAATTTTTTTTTAGAGTAAAAATCGTAATTTTGAAATTTATTTCGTTTTAAAAAATGCAAATTAATCTTGGTTAATCGAAAGGTTAAGAACACACCAAGGAAAATTGATGAATTGCTAATTTGAATTTGAAATAAAAATAATTAGATCAATTAAATGCTATGAAATAAGAGCCAGTTTTTTTATTAGGCCTCATGACCTTCGCCAAGAAGGCCCTCATCTTTACTTCTTTGCTTGCAGTGGGCGCAGGCATGTCCGCAACTGCAGCTAGTCGTCTTAGTGGAGCAGGTGCATCCTTCCCCGCTAAAATCTACACTCGTTGGTTTTCCGATTTAGCAAAAGAGGGTGGACCTCGTGTTAACTATCAAGCTGTTGGTTCAGGTTCTGGCCGTAAAGCATTCATTGATCAAACCGTAAACTTCGGTGCTTCTGATGATCCAATGAAAGCAAAGGATATTGCAAAAGTT from the Prochlorococcus marinus str. NATL2A genome contains:
- a CDS encoding high light inducible protein — translated: MFATQVQTQLVENYSNYPEEAEKTNGRWAMIGMIALLGAYITTGQIIPGIF
- a CDS encoding high light inducible protein encodes the protein MTPEAEKFNGWMAMIGFIAAFGAYATTGQIIPGIF
- a CDS encoding Crp/Fnr family transcriptional regulator, whose product is MTSSFQESLSEESQFYVEILENMYHSNHIVNIPSGEKVSLSKSYLWLVVRGVIKIQTLTLDGELSILGLVSRDEVFGQPLSISNPYEAYALGNCDLLPISLIEIEQNPTLSISIFNALRKTYQQTEMLLSIKAIRGMEDRIKSLFLFLAERYGRDYKDGIVIDIRLTHQEIANLLTTTRVTVTRIMSGLKESKFLILERSKYVLKKHSTI
- a CDS encoding response regulator transcription factor, which encodes MTSRVSDKISKAKRLLIVEDDKSIRETLNEALVAEGYQVEACKTGDEAEARVFSQFDTRKKIDLIVLDLMLPNLNGIELCRRVRKNNIKTPILIVSAKDSESDRVLGLEVGADDYLIKPFGLNELIARCRAILRRSETNHEKAQDSSQVLSYKNISLYRQEYRVTKNSKEINLAPKEYKIMELFLQNPKRVWSRDQLLEQIWGIDYVGDSKTVDVHIRWIREKIEDDASDPDYIRTVRGFGYKFG
- a CDS encoding PAS domain-containing sensor histidine kinase gives rise to the protein MLKKILKKLLKFIKKILSIRGVGTTIRNVRKWPKRQQFVDVSQILNWVDDINQGWIIITSKNKILFINKQAKKLLSIKKDSKILGKSLFKLEIPDEIKREIQKLNRAKTFKSIPYFFHEKELEISLMPGSKSTTLILLTNKRSLDYQRQLQERMLGDAAHELKTPLTALMLLGDRLEDLVKKKDRPLIKRLRKEILRLKLMVNDLLELSRLVNSSSVQEELTKTINMEEIVLSSWNTLKPLADKKKLNLVNTSKTNSLIEGNSEKLYRVVFNLLDNAIRYSPDSANINTQIHEDEKHLILSIKDEGPGLSKDDLKNMFQRFYRGDPSRYKNKRIGSGLGLSIAQQIVVNHKGAIEASNDTNGGTLMKIKLPLQKQIV
- a CDS encoding esterase-like activity of phytase family protein, with protein sequence MKKRVVLACGSAVLALLASSSTSSLAGWRDASNKNFNRVSSFAINRNLPSGVKSTTKTSAETITATKDGKTLIYTDSDLGVLGIIDITDPSDPKGEGIIELDAEPTSVMERKGKIFVGINTSESYTNPSGSITSYDLKTGIKSKECNVGGQPDSVAIAPSGKFIAVAIENERDEEFNDGVIPQMPAGNVAFVKLKGGDLDCDSMFFADVSGLSEIAPSDPEPEFLTINKKGETVVSLQENNHLVVLNKKGEVISHFSAGLVSQMAGMDTKKDGAHTFKKKLKNVRREPDGLTWIDNDHFATANEGDYKLKKEGQAKRGGSRSWTIWNKDGSVVYEDGNRLERAIAQIGHFQDDRAGKKGVEPESVTYAKIKGTPYMFVGAERAGVVAVYDVSDLSQPTLLQLLPSGIGPEGFVAIPNRGLIASSNEKDYNKKEPGLASHVMTYELQKADAIYPHITNEGGYDFVSWGSISGMVDGGDGKIYAVNDSTFSSQPRIYVIDTNYSPAILDTAIDIKLKGKTAPFLDMEGITLDGKGGFYVSTEGFKEKGGPGIEQAPAAVYHISSDGEILEKIDVPYSLIQYQTKAGFEGIAKVGDTLYMAQQKPWADDPFNTTKIVTYNLESNEWGAVNYVFEKQGRKGGVGISELTHHDGYLYAIERDSNYGAKAKLKSIFRIKVSDINPDPISNDTSTPILYPLVKKEFVKDLRSDLTSTGGFILEKVEGLAIKKDGTAYISTDNDGTSKKSTGETLFLNIGKL